One part of the Moorena sp. SIOASIH genome encodes these proteins:
- a CDS encoding choice-of-anchor E domain-containing protein has product MTQSTAKTYSRLKVFLATTTTTLAGMLATTGAANAASITHTQTIEWRPTTVDKSFILPKFDEALGTLESVTIDLIGFVKGNARAESQEGAPSTVTLDLASEIALILSEPDITLVEVKPLVSEQVALSSYDGVLDFAGSSGVTLPERTASDSTTNTFMSGDSELSYFVGSGDQDLIFTALGTSTVTGAGNLLSGFQTDVAGEVTLTYEYESVPEPTSVIGLGLVGLVLLTQTKRNRKS; this is encoded by the coding sequence ATGACTCAATCCACTGCAAAGACCTATTCCCGTCTGAAAGTATTTCTAGCAACTACTACGACTACTTTGGCTGGTATGCTGGCCACTACTGGTGCAGCTAATGCAGCTAGTATCACCCATACTCAGACCATTGAATGGCGACCGACAACTGTTGATAAATCTTTCATTCTCCCCAAATTCGATGAGGCTTTGGGGACTCTCGAAAGTGTCACGATTGACCTGATCGGATTTGTCAAGGGAAATGCCCGTGCGGAAAGCCAGGAGGGCGCTCCGAGTACAGTAACCTTGGATCTGGCATCTGAAATTGCCTTAATCTTGAGTGAACCTGATATTACCCTAGTTGAGGTGAAGCCCCTAGTTTCAGAACAGGTTGCTCTCTCTAGCTATGACGGTGTACTTGATTTCGCAGGATCTTCTGGAGTCACATTGCCTGAGCGTACCGCTTCGGATAGCACCACTAATACATTTATGTCTGGGGACTCTGAGTTGAGTTACTTTGTAGGATCTGGAGACCAGGACTTGATATTCACAGCCCTTGGTACTTCCACAGTAACGGGTGCGGGCAATTTGCTTTCTGGGTTCCAGACAGATGTAGCAGGGGAAGTTACATTGACCTACGAGTACGAGTCGGTGCCAGAACCCACCAGTGTTATCGGTCTTGGTTTGGTAGGACTGGTGCTGTTGACACAAACAAAACGGAATAGGAAGAGTTGA
- the cbiD gene encoding cobalt-precorrin-5B (C(1))-methyltransferase CbiD: MTTSLPQSGYTLPVFACASAIAALHQLRNGEPFETVSVDLINPPETADIPIEQVAGIRKGVALAITHSNPGDNLDLTRNTPIWAVVEWGSLEQTESIQLLGGEGIGRQINAGGKPAIYAYAEKLLHHNLSCLLAPSEKIQVTIILPEGRKLAQRTSNSAFGVVEGLSLLGTTGISQPLSAPGQLAAYQDELKAKASKLLKEQASSHSTTLVFCVGENGLDLARGLGINPERLVKTANWLGPLLVAAGYSQVPEILLFGYHGKLIKLAGGIFHTHHHLADGRLEILTAHCAQLGVPTPLIRQVFGSQTTEAALNCLRQWDQTQGTDWVNQVYHAIALTIDQRCFDYIRKHSEQHIQVGSVLFDRDRKIIVTSPTGCTLISNL; the protein is encoded by the coding sequence ATGACGACCTCCCTACCTCAATCTGGATATACCTTACCTGTATTTGCCTGTGCCTCAGCCATAGCCGCCCTCCATCAGTTACGCAACGGCGAACCCTTCGAAACGGTGTCAGTGGACTTAATTAACCCTCCTGAAACCGCAGACATTCCCATTGAGCAAGTGGCTGGGATTCGAAAAGGGGTAGCGCTAGCTATTACTCACTCTAACCCTGGTGATAACCTTGACCTTACCCGTAATACCCCGATTTGGGCAGTAGTAGAATGGGGTTCCTTGGAGCAAACTGAATCGATACAGTTATTGGGGGGTGAAGGAATTGGACGACAAATCAATGCCGGAGGGAAACCAGCCATCTATGCTTACGCCGAGAAACTATTGCACCATAACTTGAGTTGTCTGCTAGCACCGTCAGAGAAAATTCAGGTGACGATTATCTTGCCGGAAGGGCGGAAGTTGGCACAGCGTACTTCTAATTCTGCCTTTGGTGTAGTAGAAGGACTTTCCCTACTAGGAACTACTGGCATTTCCCAGCCTCTGAGTGCTCCTGGTCAATTAGCTGCTTACCAGGATGAATTAAAAGCAAAAGCCAGCAAATTGCTAAAAGAGCAAGCCTCCTCACATTCGACAACACTAGTTTTTTGTGTGGGAGAAAATGGCTTAGATTTGGCGCGAGGCTTGGGGATTAATCCCGAGCGGCTGGTTAAAACAGCGAATTGGCTCGGACCATTGTTGGTAGCAGCTGGGTACTCCCAGGTTCCAGAAATTTTGTTATTTGGCTATCATGGTAAGTTAATTAAACTGGCTGGAGGAATTTTTCACACTCACCACCACCTAGCTGATGGACGACTGGAAATTCTCACTGCTCACTGTGCGCAGTTAGGAGTACCAACCCCACTGATCAGGCAAGTATTTGGCAGTCAAACCACTGAAGCTGCTCTCAATTGTCTGCGTCAATGGGATCAGACTCAGGGCACTGATTGGGTCAATCAGGTTTATCATGCGATCGCATTGACCATTGACCAACGCTGCTTTGACTACATCCGCAAACACAGTGAGCAGCATATCCAGGTGGGCTCTGTATTGTTCGATCGCGATCGCAAAATTATTGTTACCAGTCCCACAGGTTGCACATTAATTTCAAATTTGTGA
- the guaA gene encoding glutamine-hydrolyzing GMP synthase gives MTNTAVTLRTNKLSYQKEALPVASLGEQLNRQMIVILDFGSQYSELIARRIRETKVYSEVLSYRTTAQQLQQLHPQGIILSGGPNSVYDDGAPLCDPEIWNLGIPVLGVCYGMQLMVQQLGGTVTRAKKAEYGKAALLIDHPTDLLSNVRDHSTMWMSHGDSCVTLPDGFEVLAHTQNTPCATIANYQKKLYGVQFHPEVVHSTDGLALIRNFVYSICECEPTWTTAAFIEEAIREVRAKVGEKRVLLALSGGVDSSTLAFLLHRAIGDKLTCMFIDQGFMRKGEPEQLVKLFEEEFSIQVEYVNARDRFLARLAGVTDPEEKRRRIGHEFIRVFEEESQRLGPFDYLAQGTLYPDVIESAHTNVDPKTGERVAVKIKSHHNVGGLPKNLRFKLVEPLRKLFKDEVRQLGRDLRLPEAIVRRHPFPGPGLAIRIIGEVTPERLNILRDADFIVRDEIRRQGMYNDFWQAFAVLLPIRSVGVMGDKRTYAHPIVLRFVSSEDGMTADWSRVPYELLETISNRIVNEVKGVNRVVYDITSKPPGTIEWE, from the coding sequence ATGACGAACACAGCAGTAACCCTAAGGACCAACAAACTATCTTACCAGAAAGAGGCTTTGCCTGTAGCCTCTCTAGGAGAGCAGTTGAATCGCCAGATGATTGTGATTCTGGACTTCGGCTCTCAATACTCGGAACTGATTGCTCGTCGCATTCGCGAGACTAAGGTTTACTCCGAGGTACTATCCTATCGGACCACAGCTCAACAGCTACAGCAGCTTCATCCCCAGGGCATCATTCTCTCTGGTGGCCCCAATTCAGTCTATGACGATGGTGCCCCCCTATGTGACCCAGAAATTTGGAATCTCGGCATACCCGTGCTAGGGGTTTGCTATGGGATGCAGTTGATGGTGCAACAACTAGGTGGAACAGTTACCAGGGCAAAAAAAGCTGAGTATGGTAAAGCGGCCTTACTAATTGATCACCCCACTGACTTACTGAGCAATGTGCGAGACCACTCAACCATGTGGATGAGCCACGGGGATTCCTGTGTGACTTTGCCAGATGGCTTTGAAGTCCTTGCCCATACTCAGAATACCCCTTGTGCGACCATCGCTAACTATCAGAAAAAACTTTATGGCGTGCAATTCCATCCAGAGGTTGTACATTCAACCGATGGTCTTGCCCTAATCCGTAACTTTGTTTACAGCATCTGCGAGTGTGAACCCACGTGGACCACTGCTGCTTTTATCGAGGAAGCAATTCGAGAAGTGCGTGCCAAAGTTGGGGAAAAACGGGTTCTGCTGGCTCTGTCTGGTGGAGTAGATTCGTCTACCCTTGCTTTCTTACTCCATCGCGCCATTGGGGATAAACTAACTTGTATGTTTATTGACCAAGGCTTCATGCGCAAAGGCGAGCCAGAGCAGTTGGTGAAGCTATTTGAGGAAGAATTTTCTATTCAAGTAGAGTATGTAAACGCTCGCGATCGCTTTTTGGCTCGCCTTGCTGGTGTCACTGACCCAGAAGAAAAGCGTCGCCGCATCGGTCACGAATTCATTCGCGTCTTTGAAGAAGAATCCCAGCGTCTTGGTCCATTTGATTATTTAGCTCAGGGTACCCTCTATCCCGATGTAATTGAATCAGCCCATACCAACGTTGATCCCAAAACCGGTGAGCGGGTAGCTGTGAAAATCAAGAGCCATCACAATGTCGGAGGCTTACCAAAAAACCTACGCTTCAAGCTGGTAGAACCATTACGCAAGCTATTTAAAGACGAAGTGCGCCAACTCGGTCGTGACCTCCGCTTGCCAGAAGCGATTGTGCGCCGACATCCCTTCCCCGGACCAGGATTGGCGATTCGCATCATTGGTGAAGTGACACCAGAACGGTTGAATATTCTGCGGGATGCTGATTTCATCGTTCGAGATGAAATTCGCCGACAGGGAATGTATAACGACTTTTGGCAAGCCTTTGCCGTGTTGCTCCCAATACGAAGTGTGGGAGTAATGGGGGACAAGCGCACTTACGCTCATCCGATTGTCTTGCGCTTTGTTTCCAGTGAAGATGGTATGACCGCTGACTGGTCACGAGTACCTTATGAGTTACTTGAAACTATTTCCAACCGGATTGTTAATGAAGTCAAGGGAGTTAATCGGGTAGTCTATGATATTACCTCCAAACCTCCTGGAACTATAGAGTGGGAATAG